A genome region from Endomicrobiales bacterium includes the following:
- the pheS gene encoding phenylalanine--tRNA ligase subunit alpha — translation MTVIKTIRNNVLEALKTASTHAELERIKISYLGRSGFITELLRTLSTIPVQERKVFGESANQLKEEIALLIQSKINEIEVVKLKEKLAAEKIDVGLPGFPFLKGITHPLRKTLQDISSIFEAMGFEVALGPEIENEWYNFEALNIPKNHPARDTQDTFYLSGELEGQKRLLRTHTSPVQIRVMKEKKTPPIKIIAPGRVYRNEATDATHSAIFHQVEGLLVDENVTFADLKGVLTSFVRQFFSVSGYNVRFRPSHFQFTEPSAELDVQCIMCGGKGCRICKNEGWLEVLGCGMVHPNVLKAVNIDPEKYSGFAFGIGVERFCMLKYSIDDMRLLYENNYQFLKQFNKL, via the coding sequence ATGACAGTAATAAAAACTATTAGAAACAATGTCTTAGAAGCGTTAAAAACCGCATCCACCCACGCAGAGCTTGAAAGAATCAAGATTTCTTACTTGGGTAGAAGTGGTTTTATAACGGAACTTCTTCGTACGCTTTCAACAATACCCGTGCAAGAAAGAAAGGTTTTTGGTGAGAGTGCAAATCAACTAAAAGAAGAGATTGCGTTACTAATTCAGTCAAAAATAAATGAAATTGAAGTTGTTAAACTTAAAGAAAAGCTTGCGGCCGAAAAAATTGATGTCGGCTTGCCAGGTTTTCCTTTTTTAAAGGGAATAACTCATCCGTTAAGAAAAACACTTCAGGATATATCATCAATTTTTGAAGCTATGGGTTTTGAGGTCGCGCTTGGCCCGGAAATTGAAAATGAATGGTATAATTTTGAGGCGCTAAACATTCCTAAAAACCATCCGGCGCGGGACACTCAAGATACATTTTACCTTTCTGGTGAGCTTGAAGGTCAAAAACGCCTTCTAAGAACACACACATCACCAGTTCAAATTCGTGTAATGAAAGAAAAAAAGACTCCGCCAATTAAAATTATTGCGCCAGGCAGGGTTTACAGAAACGAAGCAACCGATGCAACCCATAGCGCTATTTTTCATCAGGTGGAAGGTCTATTGGTTGATGAAAATGTAACCTTTGCCGACTTAAAAGGTGTACTTACCTCTTTTGTAAGGCAGTTTTTTTCTGTTTCTGGGTATAATGTTCGCTTTAGGCCATCTCATTTTCAATTTACGGAACCATCTGCGGAACTTGATGTACAGTGTATTATGTGCGGTGGCAAAGGTTGCAGAATTTGTAAAAATGAAGGTTGGCTTGAAGTGCTTGGTTGTGGAATGGTACACCCAAATGTGCTTAAGGCAGTTAATATAGACCCCGAAAAATATTCTGGTTTTGCGTTTGGTATAGGTGTTGAAAGGTTTTGTATGTTAAAGTATTCAATAGACGATATGCGCCTGCTTTATGAAAATAACTATCAGTTCTTAAAACAATTTAACAAACTATGA
- the rplT gene encoding 50S ribosomal protein L20, with product MRAKSVVATRQSKKKYFRMAKGYYATKKNRWRMVIQQIEKSLVFAYEHRKDRKGDFRSLWIVRLNAAARENGLSYSRLISGLKKANVLVDRKMLAELAVNDPAAFTNIAQIAKDANVKVVA from the coding sequence ATGAGAGCAAAAAGTGTAGTTGCAACCAGGCAAAGCAAAAAAAAGTACTTTAGAATGGCAAAGGGCTATTACGCCACAAAGAAAAATCGCTGGAGAATGGTAATTCAGCAGATAGAAAAATCTTTGGTTTTTGCCTATGAACATAGAAAAGACAGAAAAGGCGATTTTAGGTCTTTATGGATAGTGCGCTTAAACGCGGCTGCCCGTGAAAATGGTTTGTCATACAGCCGCTTAATATCAGGCCTTAAAAAAGCTAATGTATTAGTAGATAGAAAAATGCTTGCAGAACTTGCAGTAAATGACCCAGCGGCATTTACAAACATTGCACAAATAGCAAAAGATGCAAATGTAAAAGTAGTTGCCTAA
- the rpmI gene encoding 50S ribosomal protein L35 codes for MPKIKSHSGAKKRFKVTKSGKVAHKKQGLRHLMTGMKSSNGRKLRRQTIVNKMNEKLIKALIPYA; via the coding sequence ATGCCTAAAATAAAATCACACAGTGGAGCAAAAAAACGTTTTAAAGTAACAAAAAGTGGTAAAGTTGCACACAAAAAACAAGGTTTGAGACATTTAATGACAGGTATGAAGTCAAGCAATGGCAGAAAACTTCGTCGTCAAACAATAGTAAACAAAATGAATGAAAAACTAATAAAAGCACTTATTCCATACGCTTAA
- the infC gene encoding translation initiation factor IF-3: MDNRGITVDRKLRINHQIRVPQVRLVDFDGSLIGVKTINEALALAQERGLDLIEIAPAATPPVCKVDDFTKFRYEMDKKAKEAKKKQKIVHLKEIRVRLKIGEHDLAIKIKHAREFLEKKDKVQISVIFMGREMQHRELGTALIEKIKASLLDIAVVERSPLMFGTRLIMHLAPKK; the protein is encoded by the coding sequence TTGGACAATAGGGGGATTACCGTAGATAGAAAACTTAGAATCAATCATCAAATTAGAGTGCCGCAAGTGCGCTTAGTGGATTTTGATGGAAGTTTAATTGGTGTTAAAACTATTAACGAGGCTTTGGCATTAGCACAAGAAAGAGGGCTTGATTTAATTGAAATTGCCCCAGCGGCAACACCTCCAGTTTGCAAAGTAGATGACTTTACGAAGTTTCGATATGAAATGGATAAGAAAGCCAAAGAAGCAAAAAAGAAACAAAAAATTGTACATCTAAAGGAAATAAGAGTTCGCTTAAAAATTGGTGAACATGATTTGGCAATAAAAATTAAACATGCCAGAGAGTTTCTTGAAAAGAAAGACAAAGTGCAAATCAGCGTAATATTTATGGGCAGAGAAATGCAACACAGGGAGTTAGGTACTGCCTTAATAGAAAAGATAAAAGCATCACTTTTAGATATAGCGGTTGTAGAACGGTCGCCGTTAATGTTTGGTACAAGATTAATAATGCACCTTGCACCTAAAAAATAA
- a CDS encoding glycosyltransferase family 39 protein — MKSTLIQYFKKTHIILVAIILVGFLLRLSFFMAAKPWDPIIEKEKIIVSDAITYHEYAVNIVQNKIIASPDEFYDAFRTPGYPLFIASVYSVFGVKPWVVLLFQIVLNILGLLLVFMLGNIIFKSSKISLIATFMCAIDPHMIMYCSYLLADILFTVVFLASITSFVYWLKERKLWYVLFAGLFLGIAVLVRPIAQYFIFVYIIIMLLDRKIMFRIKSKAIICITVAFFFIISFWMVRNYHDYGVFAVSHITGYNLHFNTIYTEVARTGKTYEEVSDEFYKRAQDRGIEKIENPMMQSQIYKELAVEYIHKYPWTYFKRHCVGIVNMFANLTASQTCDMLGIKKTEKKYDFCSFNNYFEMIRWFFANKNIYEIGIGLVIALYLFFVYLFAVVGSLKMIRKDFFSWAVLMAIIVYFSLCTGVIGVSRYKIPIIPFYVLISAYGLVNFSEWMKNMKVRVPPHKQ, encoded by the coding sequence ATGAAAAGCACTCTGATACAATACTTTAAAAAAACACACATTATTCTTGTGGCAATTATCCTAGTTGGGTTTTTATTGCGGCTTTCATTTTTTATGGCTGCGAAACCTTGGGACCCAATCATTGAAAAAGAAAAAATTATTGTTAGTGACGCTATTACATATCATGAATATGCGGTTAATATTGTGCAAAACAAAATAATCGCGTCTCCTGACGAATTTTATGATGCGTTCAGAACTCCAGGATACCCTCTTTTTATTGCTAGTGTATATAGTGTTTTCGGCGTAAAACCGTGGGTAGTCCTTTTATTTCAGATAGTGCTTAATATATTAGGTCTGCTATTGGTTTTTATGCTGGGGAACATTATTTTTAAAAGTTCCAAAATATCCCTCATTGCAACTTTTATGTGCGCGATTGACCCCCATATGATTATGTATTGTTCTTATTTGCTTGCAGATATTTTGTTTACTGTTGTGTTTCTGGCCTCAATTACCAGTTTTGTCTATTGGCTTAAAGAACGGAAGCTGTGGTATGTGCTTTTTGCTGGTTTATTTCTTGGGATAGCTGTTTTGGTCAGACCAATTGCCCAGTATTTTATTTTTGTATACATTATTATCATGCTTCTGGATAGAAAAATCATGTTTCGAATTAAATCAAAGGCGATAATATGTATAACTGTGGCATTTTTTTTCATAATATCTTTTTGGATGGTTAGAAATTATCACGATTATGGGGTTTTTGCCGTTTCGCATATAACCGGATACAATCTCCATTTCAACACGATATATACTGAGGTTGCAAGGACGGGCAAAACATATGAGGAAGTCTCCGATGAATTCTATAAGCGAGCACAGGATAGAGGGATAGAAAAAATAGAAAACCCTATGATGCAATCGCAGATATATAAAGAGCTTGCCGTAGAGTATATTCACAAATATCCATGGACATATTTTAAACGCCATTGTGTGGGTATCGTTAATATGTTTGCCAATCTGACGGCATCTCAGACCTGTGATATGTTAGGAATAAAGAAAACAGAAAAGAAATATGATTTTTGTTCATTTAATAATTATTTCGAAATGATTAGATGGTTTTTCGCGAATAAAAATATCTATGAAATTGGAATAGGACTGGTTATAGCGTTGTATCTTTTTTTCGTATATTTATTTGCGGTTGTAGGGTCATTGAAAATGATCAGAAAGGATTTTTTTTCATGGGCTGTTTTAATGGCAATAATTGTATATTTTAGTCTTTGCACAGGCGTGATAGGAGTTTCCCGTTACAAAATACCAATAATTCCGTTCTATGTTCTTATAAGTGCATATGGGCTCGTCAATTTTTCTGAGTGGATGAAGAATATGAAGGTGCGGGTTCCGCCACATAAACAATGA
- a CDS encoding B12-binding domain-containing radical SAM protein, with the protein MKNDVLLINPPWIIESKSNFWKNIGSCLPSLGIAYIASCLEKHGYAVSILDCTAEKLGLFAIEKRLFDIQSFPAFIGITSTTPLITHALKVAEICKKISPKTTIIFGGVHPTVLPDDVLSNACVDIVVRGEGEMTMLELVSGKAIETILGVSYKKDGRIVHNAERPLIADINEIPPPAYHLLPMKKYFPAVGSYRQLPAMSIFATRGCPGRCTFCYRTFQGKVRKRSPENIFNEIKLLHREYGIMEIAFYDDAFTAFHDTVTGLCDQLIKSKLNISWSCFTRVDLINEDMMRIMKKAGCHLILFGVESADPTILKNIRKNIDLAKVIEMVKKARRVGINTRASFMLGNPGENEETIRKTIDFAFKLDPDQVHFNITTAYPGTELFCWAKDNGYLSDLDWSKYNMSELNLNLPTISQERLQYYYNIVHKNFYMRPRIILRRLLQIRTYHQFMEEIKGFFGILKVHHNKS; encoded by the coding sequence ATGAAAAATGATGTGTTGCTTATTAATCCTCCATGGATAATTGAATCAAAAAGTAATTTCTGGAAAAACATCGGCAGTTGTCTTCCGAGTTTAGGAATTGCCTATATTGCAAGTTGTCTTGAAAAACATGGGTATGCGGTTTCTATTCTTGATTGTACGGCTGAAAAGCTTGGACTGTTCGCTATTGAAAAAAGACTATTTGACATTCAGTCATTTCCCGCATTTATTGGCATAACATCTACAACCCCACTCATCACACATGCGCTTAAGGTTGCAGAGATATGTAAAAAAATATCTCCTAAAACAACAATTATTTTCGGGGGTGTGCATCCAACTGTTTTGCCCGATGATGTGTTGTCTAATGCGTGTGTTGATATAGTTGTGCGTGGAGAAGGTGAAATGACGATGTTGGAGCTGGTATCGGGTAAAGCGATAGAAACAATTCTCGGGGTATCTTACAAGAAAGATGGTCGCATTGTTCATAATGCCGAACGGCCATTGATAGCAGATATTAACGAAATCCCTCCGCCTGCGTATCATTTGCTTCCAATGAAAAAGTATTTTCCCGCGGTTGGATCTTATAGGCAGCTTCCAGCCATGAGTATTTTTGCAACGCGCGGATGTCCCGGGAGATGTACATTCTGTTATCGAACATTCCAAGGTAAGGTACGGAAGCGTTCTCCTGAAAATATTTTTAATGAGATAAAACTGCTGCATCGGGAATATGGTATTATGGAAATTGCTTTCTATGACGATGCTTTTACGGCATTTCATGATACAGTTACCGGTTTGTGCGATCAATTGATCAAAAGTAAACTAAATATCAGTTGGTCCTGTTTTACTCGTGTTGATTTGATTAATGAAGATATGATGAGAATTATGAAAAAAGCTGGATGTCATTTGATTCTATTCGGCGTGGAAAGTGCGGACCCGACAATTTTAAAAAACATACGGAAAAATATTGACTTGGCAAAAGTAATTGAAATGGTAAAAAAAGCGAGGAGAGTCGGCATAAATACCAGAGCATCGTTTATGTTAGGAAATCCCGGAGAGAATGAAGAAACGATCAGAAAGACAATTGATTTTGCTTTCAAACTTGACCCTGACCAGGTCCATTTTAATATTACGACCGCATATCCAGGGACAGAACTTTTTTGTTGGGCAAAAGATAATGGATATCTCTCAGATCTTGATTGGTCAAAATATAATATGTCCGAATTGAATCTTAATTTGCCGACTATTAGCCAAGAACGATTGCAGTATTATTATAATATCGTACATAAAAATTTTTATATGCGGCCCCGTATCATATTGCGGAGGTTGTTGCAGATTCGCACCTATCATCAGTTTATGGAAGAAATAAAGGGGTTTTTTGGCATTCTTAAAGTACACCATAACAAATCATGA
- a CDS encoding glycosyltransferase family 2 protein: MSVVKSKVSVIIPVYNEEKFIEMILLKVCDRPEISEIIVVDDGSSDETYEKAEGILRDHQKILLKRLPSNRGKGVAIREGLKFVTGDIVIIQDADLEYDPNDYEGLLQPFNDNGIQVVYGSRMLKKQHKISYLSYAIGGIFLTFLTNMLYFSKLTDEATGYKVFRTAVLRGIDLQSKRFEFCPEITAKLLRKKIHIVEVPISYNPRKFEEGKKIRLRDGLMAVWILLKYRIFL, encoded by the coding sequence ATGAGTGTTGTAAAGTCAAAAGTATCGGTTATCATACCCGTATATAACGAAGAAAAATTCATTGAAATGATATTGCTTAAGGTCTGTGATCGTCCGGAAATATCTGAGATCATAGTCGTTGATGATGGTTCCAGTGATGAAACCTATGAAAAAGCTGAAGGCATTCTAAGGGATCATCAAAAAATATTACTCAAGCGGTTGCCGTCAAATAGAGGAAAAGGAGTGGCAATCAGAGAGGGGTTAAAGTTTGTAACGGGAGATATCGTTATCATACAAGATGCGGATTTAGAATATGATCCGAATGATTACGAGGGGTTATTACAGCCGTTTAATGATAATGGCATACAGGTAGTTTATGGTTCAAGAATGTTGAAAAAGCAACATAAAATTTCGTATTTATCGTATGCTATTGGCGGTATTTTCCTTACCTTTCTTACGAATATGTTGTATTTTTCAAAATTAACAGATGAAGCAACGGGCTACAAGGTTTTCAGAACGGCTGTGCTTCGTGGTATTGATCTGCAAAGCAAACGATTTGAATTTTGCCCGGAGATAACCGCAAAATTATTGCGAAAAAAAATACATATAGTTGAAGTGCCTATTTCATACAATCCGAGGAAATTTGAGGAAGGAAAGAAAATCAGGCTCAGAGATGGGCTTATGGCGGTTTGGATATTGCTTAAGTATAGAATTTTTCTATGA
- the thrS gene encoding threonine--tRNA ligase translates to MSEKKPIELSTLRHSTAHLMAAAVVELFPETKVAIGPSIDDGFYYDFDRPTKFTPDDLEKIEVQMRKLAKNNDKFVCTPISKKEAEEYFSSRGEKYKLEILNDIADGEITFYKSGNFVDLCRGPHVPYTSGIKHFKLLSLAGAYWRGDEKREQLQRIYGTAFSTKEELEAYVFTLEEAKKRDHRKIGRELNLYSTAEEVGPGLILWHPKGAKIRMIIEDFWRAQHIENGYDIVYTPHIGRANLWQTSGHLDFYKESMYAPMEVDGDDYFARPMNCPFHIMIYKSSLHSYRDLPLRWAELGTVYRYEKSGVLHGLMRVRGFTQDDAHIICRPDQMPDEIRRVLRFCLSMLNAFGFKEFAVYLATKPKEKSVGDVALWNDATKALEEAVKAEGLTCTLDEGGGAFYGPKIDIKIKDALNREWQCSTIQFDFNEPDRFDMTYVDQTSKKVRPYMIHRALLGSLERFFGILIEHYAGAFPLWLAPVQVSILTITTDQSAYATSILDKLNKSGFRAEVDDRNEKIGFKIREATLSKTPYLLVVGYKEMEANTVAIRARNGEDLGVKSIEEFIEFANKIIEERK, encoded by the coding sequence GATTTTGACCGTCCAACCAAATTTACTCCTGATGACTTAGAAAAAATTGAAGTTCAAATGCGTAAGCTGGCAAAAAATAATGACAAGTTTGTCTGTACTCCTATAAGCAAAAAAGAGGCAGAGGAGTATTTTTCTTCTCGTGGGGAAAAATATAAACTTGAGATATTAAATGATATAGCGGACGGCGAAATAACTTTTTATAAATCTGGCAATTTTGTAGACCTGTGTCGCGGCCCTCATGTACCTTATACATCAGGCATTAAGCACTTTAAACTACTCTCACTTGCGGGCGCTTATTGGCGCGGCGACGAAAAACGCGAACAGCTTCAACGCATATACGGTACTGCTTTTAGCACAAAAGAAGAACTTGAAGCATATGTATTTACGCTTGAAGAAGCAAAAAAACGCGATCACCGTAAAATTGGCAGGGAACTTAACCTCTACTCCACAGCTGAAGAAGTTGGTCCTGGCCTTATTCTCTGGCATCCAAAGGGTGCCAAAATCCGTATGATAATTGAAGATTTCTGGCGTGCCCAACATATAGAAAATGGTTATGATATAGTTTATACGCCACACATTGGCCGAGCAAACCTTTGGCAGACCAGCGGCCACCTTGATTTCTATAAAGAGAGCATGTATGCCCCTATGGAAGTTGATGGAGATGATTATTTCGCCAGGCCCATGAACTGCCCATTCCACATAATGATTTATAAAAGTTCGCTCCACTCCTATCGCGACCTGCCTCTGCGTTGGGCTGAGCTCGGCACTGTTTATCGCTATGAGAAAAGCGGAGTGCTGCACGGTCTTATGCGTGTCCGCGGATTTACGCAGGATGATGCACACATTATATGTCGCCCGGACCAGATGCCAGATGAAATTCGCCGGGTACTGAGATTTTGTTTGAGCATGCTCAACGCGTTCGGGTTCAAAGAATTTGCCGTTTATCTTGCCACAAAACCTAAAGAAAAATCAGTCGGCGATGTAGCACTTTGGAACGATGCTACCAAAGCGCTTGAAGAAGCTGTTAAAGCTGAAGGCCTTACCTGTACGCTTGACGAAGGCGGCGGCGCTTTCTACGGCCCTAAAATAGATATTAAGATAAAAGATGCTCTTAATCGCGAATGGCAATGCTCCACTATCCAATTTGATTTTAACGAGCCTGACCGTTTTGATATGACATATGTAGACCAGACCAGTAAAAAAGTACGCCCGTATATGATTCACCGCGCGCTTCTGGGCTCGCTGGAGCGCTTCTTCGGTATCCTTATTGAACACTATGCAGGTGCTTTTCCATTGTGGCTTGCTCCGGTTCAGGTTTCAATTTTAACAATAACTACCGATCAAAGTGCCTATGCAACATCTATATTAGACAAACTTAATAAGTCAGGTTTTAGAGCTGAAGTTGACGATAGAAATGAGAAAATCGGTTTTAAAATTAGAGAAGCAACACTTAGTAAAACCCCATATCTTTTAGTTGTAGGATATAAAGAAATGGAAGCAAATACAGTAGCCATTCGTGCCCGCAATGGCGAAGACCTTGGTGTTAAATCAATAGAAGAATTTATAGAATTTGCGAATAAAATTATAGAAGAAAGAAAGTAG